One bacterium DNA window includes the following coding sequences:
- a CDS encoding VOC family protein translates to MSDIRPFHLAFPVDDLAAARRFYGGLLGCPEGRSAATWIDFDLYGHQIVAHLVPSRDPGGDPSDHNPVDGHDVPVPHFGVVLDMADWHSLRDRLTGAGVAFVIAPYVRFAGEVGEQATMFFRDPAGNALEFKAFADPSQLFAR, encoded by the coding sequence ATGAGCGACATCCGCCCCTTCCACCTGGCCTTCCCCGTCGACGACCTCGCCGCCGCGCGCCGCTTCTACGGCGGGCTGCTCGGCTGCCCCGAGGGCCGCAGCGCCGCCACGTGGATCGACTTCGACCTGTACGGCCACCAGATCGTCGCGCACCTCGTGCCCTCGCGGGACCCGGGCGGCGACCCGTCCGACCACAATCCCGTCGACGGCCACGACGTCCCGGTGCCCCACTTCGGGGTCGTGCTGGACATGGCGGACTGGCACTCGCTGCGCGATCGGCTCACCGGGGCGGGGGTGGCGTTCGTTATCGCGCCCTACGTCCGCTTCGCGGGGGAGGTCGGCGAGCAGGCGACCATGTTCTTCCGCGACCCCGCGGGCAACGCCCTCGAGTTCAAGGCCTTCGCCGATCCGTCGCAGCTCTTCGCGCGGTAG
- a CDS encoding zinc ribbon domain-containing protein — MCRRWSVIGLVKCVDCGRDISDRAPACPHCGAPSEGARAPGRRPESGGDGTFAAGQEAGRGCMLFFTSTVMAFVIFFFTWMLGVTYIATRIGALKDGETPSLWVGFFLFVAPVIVAILGRRVIRRVIPLIMGSALLIIFVVVGLFVILTLASVALSGFHWPGAH, encoded by the coding sequence ATCTGCCGGAGGTGGAGTGTCATCGGACTGGTCAAGTGTGTCGATTGCGGCAGGGACATTTCGGACCGGGCGCCGGCCTGCCCGCACTGCGGAGCCCCGTCCGAGGGCGCGCGGGCGCCCGGCAGGCGACCGGAGTCCGGCGGCGACGGCACGTTCGCGGCCGGTCAGGAGGCGGGCCGCGGCTGCATGCTGTTCTTCACGAGCACGGTCATGGCGTTCGTGATCTTCTTCTTCACGTGGATGCTGGGCGTCACCTACATCGCCACCCGGATCGGGGCGTTGAAGGATGGCGAGACGCCGTCGCTGTGGGTCGGGTTCTTCCTCTTCGTCGCCCCCGTCATCGTCGCCATCCTGGGCCGCAGGGTGATCCGGCGGGTGATCCCGCTGATCATGGGCAGCGCCCTGCTGATCATCTTCGTGGTCGTCGGGCTGTTCGTCATCCTGACCTTGGCTTCGGTGGCGCTTTCCGGATTCCACTGGCCCGGGGCCCACTGA
- a CDS encoding VWA domain-containing protein, translating to MLRTTIVFGFCLLLLAPTLSAAHTTPAAPGVDIALLLDTSNSMDGLINQAKSQLWTIVQEFAAAKKAGCAPALRVALFEYGNTNLPAREGYIRQVVPLGDDLDALSEALFALQTKGGDEYCGQVIDEAITRLDWTAAADSYRAIFIAGNEPFTQGGVDFHDSCGRAVERSIVVNTIHCGDHRTGVDGKWAEGARLGRGEALNIDQDREVVQIRCPQDDRILRLNEDLNGTYIWFGAKKERDYFGSNQSVQDENAGSLSPSVAVKRSITKAGAMYRNSGRDLVDSYADDRDILDKVPTANLPEDMQAMTPDQRREHLESMRAERQEIQAEIAQLAAARDEYLAAEMQRRAAAGDDETLGGAIVKAVRTQLAGAGFDR from the coding sequence ATGCTGCGAACCACGATCGTATTCGGCTTCTGCCTGCTCCTGCTCGCCCCGACCCTGTCCGCCGCCCACACCACGCCCGCAGCCCCCGGCGTGGACATCGCGCTCCTGCTCGACACCTCCAACTCCATGGACGGCCTGATCAACCAGGCCAAGAGCCAGCTCTGGACCATCGTGCAGGAGTTCGCCGCGGCGAAGAAGGCCGGCTGCGCGCCGGCGCTGCGGGTGGCCCTCTTCGAGTACGGCAACACCAACCTGCCCGCCCGCGAGGGCTATATCCGGCAGGTGGTGCCCCTGGGCGACGACCTCGACGCCCTGTCCGAGGCCCTCTTCGCCCTGCAGACAAAGGGCGGCGACGAGTACTGCGGCCAGGTCATCGACGAGGCCATCACGCGGCTGGACTGGACGGCCGCCGCGGACTCCTACCGGGCCATCTTCATCGCGGGCAACGAGCCCTTCACCCAGGGCGGCGTCGACTTCCACGACTCGTGCGGCCGGGCGGTCGAGCGCAGCATCGTGGTCAACACGATCCACTGCGGCGACCACCGCACGGGCGTCGACGGGAAGTGGGCCGAGGGCGCCCGCCTCGGCCGGGGCGAAGCGCTGAACATCGACCAGGACCGCGAGGTCGTGCAGATCCGGTGCCCCCAGGACGACCGGATCCTGCGCCTGAACGAGGATCTGAACGGGACCTACATCTGGTTCGGCGCCAAGAAGGAGCGGGACTACTTCGGCTCCAACCAGTCGGTCCAGGACGAGAACGCCGGCAGCCTGTCGCCTTCGGTGGCCGTGAAGCGGTCCATCACCAAGGCCGGCGCCATGTACCGGAACAGCGGTCGGGACCTCGTCGACAGCTACGCCGACGACCGGGACATCCTGGACAAGGTGCCGACGGCGAACCTGCCCGAGGACATGCAGGCCATGACCCCGGACCAGCGGCGCGAGCACCTGGAGTCGATGCGGGCGGAGCGTCAGGAGATCCAGGCGGAGATCGCGCAGCTGGCCGCGGCCCGTGACGAATACCTGGCGGCCGAGATGCAGCGCCGGGCAGCCGCCGGCGACGACGAGACCCTCGGCGGCGCCATCGTCAAGGCCGTGCGCACGCAGCTGGCCGGGGCGGGATTCGACCGGTAG